A single genomic interval of Plantibacter sp. Leaf314 harbors:
- a CDS encoding aromatic amino acid lyase — MGAPVVFGTGPISVDDLVAVSRDDAIVVLDTAALDRIGAGRAIVDRQTAAVGVDAPGAPSRGPGVGRVAPRTATLDASAVEERVVHDRRGGIGLPLSVDRARAVVAARLAGWTRGASGIRLETAVFVAELLNRGVTPVIPSIGSVGDGDQTHLAPVATLVIGQGEAVLAGERLSARVALSRVGLAPLGLAVHEALAFVHHNAYSLGVGALALHRLGALSRLADTTSALSSRAGAPSGLGERGPAFDATVLAGSPSAGTRASAERIAELLATPVRADGARGERDPDGLRLRATPQINGALADEVTAAVLLVEATLATASDDPLVDQASGVLRTGGLLHGARLARAFDGLRAAVAHTAAAAERRLARIDGGEVDHRETGHRLVPHRLRQSAADLVAELRVLATPVVATGVPDEAADDPASFAGTSLRLLERSTALLADVLAVEAVVAADALGPAEHDEWSVGFSVAHAGLRSAIEQEQHGQQLVAAALAALGVDRS, encoded by the coding sequence ATGGGAGCGCCTGTGGTGTTCGGCACCGGTCCGATCTCGGTCGACGACCTCGTGGCCGTGTCCCGCGACGACGCGATCGTTGTCCTCGACACGGCGGCGCTCGACCGCATCGGTGCGGGGCGGGCCATCGTCGACCGGCAGACGGCGGCGGTCGGAGTCGACGCGCCGGGCGCACCGTCTCGAGGCCCGGGCGTGGGGCGAGTGGCTCCGCGCACCGCGACGCTCGACGCGTCGGCGGTGGAGGAGCGCGTCGTCCATGATCGCCGTGGCGGCATCGGTCTCCCGCTGTCCGTGGACCGGGCTCGGGCGGTGGTCGCCGCCCGGCTCGCCGGATGGACGCGTGGCGCATCCGGGATCCGCCTCGAGACCGCCGTGTTCGTCGCGGAGCTCCTCAACCGTGGCGTGACCCCGGTGATCCCGTCCATCGGATCCGTCGGTGACGGCGACCAGACCCACCTCGCGCCCGTCGCGACGCTCGTGATCGGACAGGGGGAGGCGGTCCTCGCGGGCGAGCGGCTCTCCGCACGGGTCGCCCTGTCGCGGGTCGGGCTCGCACCGCTCGGCCTCGCGGTGCACGAGGCGCTCGCGTTCGTGCACCACAACGCCTACTCCCTCGGCGTCGGCGCACTCGCGCTCCACCGGCTCGGTGCGCTCAGTCGGCTGGCCGACACCACGAGCGCTCTCTCGTCGCGGGCCGGTGCGCCGTCAGGACTCGGCGAGCGAGGACCGGCGTTCGACGCGACCGTCCTCGCCGGCAGCCCGTCGGCGGGCACCCGGGCGAGCGCCGAGCGCATCGCCGAGCTGTTGGCGACGCCGGTGCGCGCGGACGGTGCGCGCGGTGAACGGGATCCGGACGGACTGCGGCTCCGGGCGACCCCGCAGATCAACGGTGCACTCGCCGACGAGGTCACGGCGGCCGTCCTGCTCGTCGAAGCGACGCTCGCAACGGCCTCGGATGATCCGCTCGTCGATCAGGCGTCGGGTGTCCTCCGGACCGGCGGTCTGCTGCATGGCGCGCGGCTCGCCCGTGCCTTCGACGGGCTCCGCGCGGCCGTCGCGCACACCGCCGCTGCCGCCGAGCGACGGCTCGCACGCATCGACGGCGGTGAGGTCGACCACCGCGAAACCGGGCACCGGCTCGTCCCGCATCGGCTCCGGCAGTCGGCGGCGGACCTCGTCGCCGAGCTCCGCGTGCTCGCGACCCCGGTCGTCGCGACCGGCGTGCCGGACGAGGCCGCGGACGATCCTGCTTCGTTCGCCGGGACCTCCCTCCGACTGCTGGAACGCTCGACCGCCCTCCTCGCGGACGTCCTGGCGGTCGAGGCGGTCGTCGCAGCGGACGCGCTCGGTCCGGCGGAGCACGACGAGTGGTCCGTCGGGTTCTCGGTCGCCCACGCCGGCCTCCGGTCGGCTATCGAGCAGGAGCAGCATGGTCAGCAGCTCGTCGCGGCGGCGCTCGCCGCGCTCGGCGTCGACCGCTCCTGA
- a CDS encoding ABC transporter permease — MNWVIANWSMIWELTLTHVQLSLPPIILGFLISLPLGWLAHRYRWSRGVLLTVSGILYAIPSLPLFVLMPSLIGTKILDPANVVIALTIYAVALLVRTIADALDAVDAGVRQSAQAVGFSTGQRFWRVEFPLAGPLMLAGIRVVSASTISLLSVGALIGVTNLGYLFTDGYNRQFPIEILTGIVGTVVIAIVFDVLLVLLGRLLMPWTRMSSKGAIRRRRAATEARELATTGGGVA; from the coding sequence ATGAACTGGGTCATCGCGAACTGGAGCATGATCTGGGAGCTCACGCTCACCCATGTGCAGTTGAGTCTTCCGCCGATCATCCTCGGGTTCCTCATCTCCCTGCCGCTCGGCTGGCTCGCCCACCGGTACCGGTGGTCGCGCGGGGTCCTGCTCACGGTGAGCGGCATCCTCTACGCGATCCCGTCGCTGCCGCTGTTCGTCCTCATGCCCTCCCTGATCGGGACGAAGATCCTCGACCCGGCGAACGTCGTCATCGCCCTGACCATCTACGCCGTGGCGCTCCTCGTGCGGACGATCGCCGACGCGCTCGACGCCGTCGACGCCGGCGTGCGGCAGTCGGCGCAGGCCGTCGGGTTCTCGACCGGCCAACGCTTCTGGCGGGTCGAGTTCCCGCTCGCCGGCCCGCTCATGCTCGCGGGCATCCGGGTGGTCTCTGCCAGCACCATCAGCCTGTTGAGCGTGGGCGCCCTCATCGGGGTCACGAACCTCGGCTACCTGTTCACCGACGGCTACAACCGCCAGTTCCCGATCGAGATCCTCACGGGTATCGTCGGGACGGTCGTCATCGCGATCGTGTTCGATGTCCTGCTCGTCCTCCTGGGGCGCCTGCTCATGCCCTGGACGCGTATGAGCTCGAAGGGGGCGATCCGTCGCCGTCGCGCCGCCACCGAGGCCCGCGAGTTGGCGACCACCGGGGGAGGAGTCGCATGA
- a CDS encoding ABC transporter permease, with product MINFLAAFAWIFDPEHWEGPGGIPVRVLQHLGVTGLTVLIACLIAIPLGLLIGHTGKGRELAVVITGSLRALPTLGLLSLLALITLGWGFSSTSLVPAITALVVLAVPPVLAGAYGGVEAIDRQTVDAARAVGMNEWQILGKVEIPLALPLMIGGVRSAVLQTIATATVVAFLTNGPGLGRYILDGLPVRDYAQMLAGSIIIIVLALLLEGLFSLLQRAVVPRGVQATHARVDETRSRGAGDRSTSPDPELAAAETKMQTAAHRIE from the coding sequence ATGATCAACTTCCTCGCCGCGTTCGCGTGGATCTTCGACCCGGAACACTGGGAGGGTCCTGGCGGCATCCCCGTCCGGGTGCTCCAGCACCTCGGCGTGACCGGCCTCACCGTCCTGATCGCCTGCCTCATCGCGATCCCGCTCGGGCTCCTCATCGGGCACACGGGCAAGGGGCGTGAGCTGGCGGTCGTCATCACCGGGTCGCTCCGCGCGCTCCCGACGCTCGGCCTGCTCTCGCTCCTCGCACTCATCACGCTCGGCTGGGGCTTCTCGAGCACGAGCCTCGTCCCCGCGATCACGGCACTCGTCGTGCTCGCCGTCCCGCCGGTCCTCGCCGGCGCGTACGGCGGTGTCGAGGCGATCGACCGACAGACCGTCGACGCCGCTCGCGCCGTCGGCATGAACGAGTGGCAGATCCTCGGCAAGGTGGAGATCCCGCTGGCGCTGCCGCTCATGATCGGTGGCGTCCGTTCGGCGGTCCTGCAGACGATAGCGACCGCGACGGTCGTGGCCTTCCTGACCAACGGCCCCGGGCTCGGCCGGTACATCCTCGACGGCCTGCCGGTGCGCGACTACGCGCAGATGCTCGCCGGATCGATCATCATCATCGTTCTCGCCCTGCTGCTGGAGGGCCTCTTCTCGCTCCTCCAGCGAGCGGTCGTCCCGCGCGGCGTCCAGGCGACCCACGCCCGCGTCGACGAGACCCGCTCGCGCGGTGCCGGCGACCGATCGACGTCACCGGACCCCGAGCTCGCAGCGGCGGAGACGAAGATGCAGACCGCAGCGCACCGGATCGAGTAG
- a CDS encoding ABC transporter ATP-binding protein has protein sequence MISFEHVSKRFDDGTLAVDDFSLTIPSRSTTVFVGSSGCGKTTLLRMINRMVDPSEGRIVIDDEVVSAVDPVRLRRRIGYVMQNSGLLPHRTVIDNVATVPMLTGINKKQARADALTLLDTVGLDRSLADRYPSQLSGGQQQRVGVARGLAIDPNILLMDEPFGAVDPLVRAELQRELLRLQRDIAKTIVFVTHDIDEAFLLGDQVVILQKGGHIAQVGSPAEIVAEPANDFVAQFIGADRGQRTLHVERVGGRDVVVDESGRPAGVLGDRRDPGGPQGRESAEGGASR, from the coding sequence ATGATCTCCTTCGAACACGTCTCCAAGCGCTTCGACGACGGCACCCTCGCGGTCGACGACTTCTCCCTCACGATCCCGTCGCGGTCGACCACGGTCTTCGTCGGATCCTCCGGCTGCGGCAAGACCACCCTCTTGCGCATGATCAACCGCATGGTCGATCCGAGTGAGGGCCGCATCGTCATCGACGACGAGGTCGTCTCGGCGGTCGACCCTGTCCGGCTGCGTCGCCGCATCGGGTACGTCATGCAGAACTCCGGCCTGCTCCCGCACCGCACCGTGATCGACAATGTGGCCACGGTGCCCATGCTCACCGGCATCAATAAGAAGCAGGCCCGGGCGGACGCCCTCACCCTGCTCGACACCGTCGGACTCGACCGCTCGCTCGCCGACCGCTACCCGAGCCAGTTGTCCGGCGGGCAGCAGCAGCGTGTTGGGGTCGCGCGAGGTCTGGCGATCGACCCCAACATCCTCCTGATGGACGAGCCGTTCGGCGCCGTCGACCCGCTCGTCCGGGCTGAACTCCAGCGGGAGCTGCTCCGCCTGCAGCGCGACATCGCCAAGACGATCGTGTTCGTCACCCACGACATCGACGAGGCGTTCCTCCTCGGCGACCAGGTCGTCATCCTGCAGAAGGGCGGCCACATCGCCCAGGTGGGTTCACCGGCGGAGATCGTCGCGGAGCCGGCGAACGACTTCGTCGCCCAGTTCATCGGTGCCGATCGCGGCCAGCGCACCCTGCACGTCGAGCGGGTGGGCGGACGGGACGTCGTCGTCGACGAGTCCGGGCGCCCAGCGGGTGTCCTCGGAGACCGCCGCGATCCCGGTGGGCCACAGGGCAGGGAATCGGCCGAGGGCGGCGCGTCCAGATGA